In one window of Henckelia pumila isolate YLH828 chromosome 1, ASM3356847v2, whole genome shotgun sequence DNA:
- the LOC140891761 gene encoding uncharacterized protein gives MAKSKKRLKESSPREHAVGLHKLSSRRSKVLGDSHHKKRRVKASEKKEWEDAVCSVCMDFPHNAVLLLCSSYEKGCRAYMCATSNRYSNCLKQYRKAYTKVSSTKSTESSLWSIDGTEFSEGSGLHYGKKETSELLCPLCRGPVKGWTVVEPARRYLNKKKRTCMQDKCSFLGTYKELRKHVKSVHPLSRPRDVDPSHAEKWKELENERDLSDVFSTIRSTMPGAIVIGDYVIERRNYHGISPDYGEDDYLEDSLFGFPAYGRRWISPRYSADNFDGDYDSVGDSDFGARLGRGRGSTASRGMGRNVSRTGRPRARSLVGRRAERLRTGS, from the coding sequence ATGGCAAAATCCAAAAAACGGTTGAAGGAATCTAGTCCTCGAGAGCATGCAGTTGGCCTGCACAAGTTATCATCTCGGCGTTCGAAGGTCTTAGGAGATTCCCACCATAAGAAGAGACGTGTAAAAGCATCAGAAAAGAAAGAGTGGGAAGATGCAGTTTGTTCGGTTTGTATGGACTTTCCTCATAATGCTGTCCTATTGCTTTGTTCCTCGTATGAGAAGGGTTGCCGTGCTTACATGTGTGCTACTAGCAATCGATATTCAAACTGTCTTAAGCAGTACAGGAAAGCCTACACTAAAGTCTCCTCGACAAAGAGCACAGAATCATCACTATGGTCGATTGATGGCACAGAGTTTTCTGAGGGATCGGGTTTGCATTACGGGAAGAAGGAAACATCCGAGCTTCTATGCCCACTTTGCCGTGGGCCAGTGAAAGGTTGGACTGTGGTGGAACCTGCACGTAGGTACCTTAACAAGAAGAAACGGACCTGCATGCAGGACAAGTGCTCGTTTCTTGGAACTTATAAGGAGCTTAGAAAACATGTTAAGTCGGTGCACCCTCTGTCACGCCCTCGAGATGTGGACCCTTCACACGCAGAGAAATGGAAGGAACTCGAGAACGAGAGAGATCTAAGTGATGTATTCAGCACAATCAGATCAACCATGCCTGGGGCAATCGTCATTGGCGATTATGTGATAGAGAGGAGGAATTATCACGGCATTTCACCGGATTATGGTGAGGATGACTATTTGGAAGATTCTCTCTTTGGGTTCCCAGCATATGGTCGGCGTTGGATTAGTCCTCGGTATTCTGCTGATAATTTTGATGGGGATTACGACTCTgtgggtgattcagattttgggGCGCGCCTAGGTCGAGGCCGAGGTTCCACTGCATCTAGAGGCATGGGTCGCAATGTCTCCCGAACTGGGCGTCCTCGTGCCAGGTCTTTGGTTGGGAGGCGAGCAGAAAGGCTTAGAACTGGAAGCTAA
- the LOC140875552 gene encoding uncharacterized protein — MDLVELLAIFGPGISGAVFGVGWWFWVDAVVCSAVKVPFVHYLPGIFASLAALMFNCVKKEDIDYSPYDEGEWRLKLWLFIAYVVSFVSLAASVGLLIQDAMVTTGPSAWTGVAGVLQCVCVLISGLIYWISHSE, encoded by the exons ATGGATTTAGTAGAGCTGTTAGCCATCTTCGGACCCGGAATCTCTGGCGCGGTATTCGGAGTCGGCTGGTGGTTTTGGGTTGACGCTGTCGTTTGTAGCGCCGTCAAGGTTCCCTTCGTTCACTATCTCCCAG GAATTTTTGCATCTTTGGCTGCTTTGATGTTTAATTGCGTGAAGAAAGAGGATATTGATTACTCGCCCTACGATGAAGGAGAGTGGAG GTTGAAACTTTGGCTTTTCATAGCATATGTTGTATCTTTTGTCTCTTTGGCTGCATCAGTTGGCCTATTGATACAAGATGCGATGGTGACAACTGGTCCTTCAGCATGGACAGGCGTTGCAGGTGTTCTTCAATGTGTGTGTGTACTAATCAG CGGGCTGATCTATTGGATATCTCACTCGGAATAA
- the LOC140862962 gene encoding mitogen-activated protein kinase kinase kinase 1-like: protein MHRFPKIFAHSSDRLKSGKSSSSSPSPSPSPSPSPSRQSAKARRRLDRCNASNNINYEFSPSSSSSSSSYSVEESIRTRTRDFFGDEKSLRVDGNDGEIDVICKTLGFSGIDDFSIPSEEYKAMKARTTYAPVVFSQIFEVNYDNYAAIYGGVSGTGVIDVSDQRVGDSQVCFGFSEGDNAVLSNRFEESSDFCDVDGSRVHVFNNHDCALLGDNTNASDLISCDNSSGRFDRFRGNGIKGVRPPTLAPPSSMLRGFTMDTDAIVSRFESGFSPEENGEEEYGQKTDEEARMRRVMVMGDNCVLSESCSFTTFSNDDDTSSTTTEPTPSISPDGALRRTILGWQKGELLGSGSFGSVYEGIADDGFFFAVKEVSLLDQGEEGKQRIIQLEQEIALLSQFEHENIVRYYGTKRDESNLYIFLELVNQGSLLSLYQKYKLRDTQVSTYTRQILHGLNYLHDRKVVHRDIKCSNILVDTNGLVKLADFGLAKATKLNDLKSCKGTAFWMAPEVVRSRGYGLSADIWSLGCTVLEMLTGRFPYSHLEWMSALFRIGKGERPPIPDSLSRDARDFILECLQVDPNSRPTAGQLLEHPFVKRPLSPYSGSASPHTFSRQI, encoded by the exons ATGCATCGGTTCCCCAAAATCTTCGCTCATAGCTCTGACCGCCTGAAATCTGGTAAGAGCTCCAGCTCCAGCCCCAGCCCCAGCCCCAGCCCCAGCCCCAGCCCCAGCCGCCAATCCGCCAAGGCGAGGCGGAGGTTGGATCGCTGCAACGCCTCGAATAACATCAACTACGAGTTCTCTCCTAGTTCCTCATCTTCGTCCTCGTCGTACTCGGTGGAGGAATCTATTCGCACGCGCACGCGTGATTTTTTTGGCGATGAGAAAAGCCTTAGAGTTGATGGAAATGATGGTGAGATAGATGTTATTTGCAAAACCTTAGGATTTTCTGGTATAGATGACTTCTCCATACCTTCCGAGGAGTACAAGGCGATGAAGGCGAGAACTACTTATGCTCCTGTTGTATTCAGTCAGATATTTGAGGTCAATTATGACAATTATGCCGCAATTTACGGTGGTGTTAGTGGTACTGGTGTTATTGATGTGAGTGATCAACGAGTTGGGGATAGCCAAgtttgttttggattttcagaAGGTGATAACGCTGTACTGAGCAACAGATTCGAGGAAAGTTCAGATTTTTGTGATGTGGATGGAAGTAGGGTTCATGTTTTCAATAACCATGACTGTGCGTTGTTGGGGGATAATACAAATGCAAGTGATTTGATTTCGTGTGATAATTCGAGTGGTAGGTTTGATAGATTCCGTGGAAACGGTATTAAGGGTGTGCGACCCCCAACTTTAGCGCCACCATCATCTATGTTGAGAGGGTTCACGATGGATACTGATGCAATTGTTTCAAGATTCGAGAGTGGGTTTTCTCCGGAAGAAAATGGGGAAGAAGAATATGGTCAAAAGACAGACGAGGAAGCTAGGATGAGAAGGGTGATGGTAATGGGAGACAACTGTGTGCTCTCTGAATCATGTTCATTCACCACATTTTCAAACGATGATGATACTTCAAGTACCACAACTGAACCGACACCAAGTATTTCACCTGATGGGGCATTAAGACGAACTATCTTGGGGTGGCAGAAGGGTGAGCTCTTGGGTAGTGGCTCCTTTGGATCTGTTTATGAGGGAATAGCTGA TGATGGATTCTTTTTTGCTGTGAAGGAAGTATCTTTGCTCGATCAAGGAGAGGAAGGAAAGCAACGAATTATCCAACTTGAACAG GAAATTGCTCTTCTAAGTCAGTTTGAACATGAGAATATAGTTCGGTACTATGGTACAAAGCGG GATGAATCGAACCTCTATATTTTTCTTGAGCTTGTTAATCAAGGTTCTCTTTTGAGCCTATACCAGAAGTATAAGCTCCGGGATACCCAGGTGTCCACTTACACCAGGCAAATTTTACATGGTTTGAATTACCTGCATGACAGAAAAGTGGTACACAG AGATATTAAATGTTCAAATATATTGGTGGACACAAATGGTCTGGTTAAACTTGCTGATTTTGGGCTTGCAAAG GCCACCAAGTTGAATGACTTGAAATCTTGCAAAGGAACTGCATTCTGGATGGCTCCTGAG GTTGTTAGGAGCCGAGGTTATGGCCTATCTGCTGATATATGGAGTCTTGGATGTACTGTCTTGGAGATGCTGACAGGGCGCTTTCCCTACTCTCACTTGGAATGG ATGTCGGCATTATTTCGAATAGGAAAGGGCGAGAGACCACCTATTCCCGACTCCCTCTCCAGAGATGCTCGGGATTTTATACTTGAATGTTTGCAAGTAGACCCAAATTCACGGCCAACAGCCGGTCAGCTCTTGGAACATCCATTTGTGAAACGACCTCTTTCACCATATTCAGGCTCAGCATCTCCTCACACTTTCAGTCGTCAAATATAA